In Artemia franciscana chromosome 14, ASM3288406v1, whole genome shotgun sequence, the genomic stretch ACTCCAAGTCACACTTATTTGTATAcaaatacatagaaaaaacagggaaaaaacGAAGTACTTTAAAGCATAAATTAGTTCTAATTGAGGCATAGATTTCCAAATAAGAGTTAAGGCCAAAAGACTCCttgatatttttaagaaaaaaaataacaacaaaaacacatataaaTGGAGATTTGACTTTTATACTTAGAAGAGCCgataaaatatttgctttttaagtGATTTTTCAATTTAGCTTATCAATAGTAGGTTCAAAGAATTGAGGACCTTTCGCATAACATTCCATTAAAAGAAAGAGatctatagaaaaaaacaaggacTTATATTACATCACAAGCtactaaaaaaacacaaatataaacAGCAATTAAATCTATCAACTCATCACTCAGGAGTAATATTACTCCTTCTTCTTTCTTGCTGACAcagaagatttctttttttgtttgtctccACCGAAAAATGATGTCAACACTTCACTCATTTCAGGAACTTCTAAACGTGGCATTTGCATATTTTCcatctcctgaaaaaaaaaagagtcaagATTGTCTCAATGTATGAGTGGTTCAAACTGCAATTCTTTTACCTTCGTAAACCAACGGTAGATGAAAGTACAGCTTAGGTACAGTCATGTACTTTCCTATCTTCTctatagaagagctttagtacAAATCATGTGTCGCACATCTTGCCTTGTTTCCTCCTTCACACGTGCGCAATGACGAATTGTTAGCGATGGCTGGTCACACACGCAGAGGGAATTTAGGAGACCTAATAGTTCATTTCGCTGACCACACCGTTGGTGGTGCTGTGATGTGTCCCATTTCTGAGACAAACGTCCATGACTGTATATACCACAGTCTATGTAGACACCAGTTgcgcaaacatttttcaaaagcaacacATAGCTATCGTCGCGACATCGACgatagagccaagatctttccgcgCTGATTGGCTGAGGGAGCGCCAGAGGTTAATGGAGCTAAGATCTTTCCGACTGTTTTTTTTCACACTGAGGCATCagttattatttttagaaaacttagcatagaataaatttttattccatGTAGCAAATGTAGCAaggatatattttaattattttttaaataaagatacagaaaatatattttacaaaaacaggggatggggattttttttttcattttctttgacaAAGATACCAAAAAAGATACTTTTCGAAATCCAGGGGCGAGAAGCAAATGCAGCCCCAAACCCCCGGTTGGTGTTCCAGAGAAATTTCTCACAAATTAAAAAGTGACATTTTTCGATTTGGCTTCTAATCGAAGGCGTAAAAGTATACACATGAATTCaagtgttaaaaaaacaacaattacaGTTAATTTCACAGGCTTCACAGAACAAATTAgaactataaaaattaaacccgcAAAGAAAGGTGaattatcttcaaaatattcaacaacATAGGAACAATTGTCCATTTCTCAAATTTCAAGGGTGCAATTTCAAGGGAGGCAAGGGTGCAACAGGAAATAATAGGCTTGCGTGCATGAATCTAggttttaatttccttttgaaaTTTGAGTCCTTGATGTTCCAATATGCTtgaaatgcagaaaaaaaaaatcaatagaacaATCTTTCATAAAGTTGAAATGGGACTAGCTCTGATTAATCAAACCAGTTTCATAAATTCATATCTTATGCTTTTATCTTAGCTTTGAGTTATTTTAggtttaaaattacaaaattaatagacaaaaaatttattcctATGCTAATCTCATATCGTTGACCAAGAGATCCCGACTTGAAAAAATCACTTTTGGCACTTCAAACCCCCCATTACCCATTAAATAAGTTCAGGGTGTGCTTTTCATCAAGgatgattttcaatttcaatgcatttttgtgcagaatttaaactttagcgtaaacaagggggaggggggagggtattgTGGAAGGCTACGGCTTTCCAATGCCTTAGATAAGCCTAAATACGATACTGAAAATGAGTGGAATCTACAAAACACGTTTTTTCGGATTAAAGTATAGAGCAACGTAGAAACTCACAAGGAACAATGATTTTCCCATATAATTTTGAATGAATGTCTATTACAGCTATTATTACCATTTTAccattattgttattaataatggtaaatgCCATATTATTACCATTTTACCATTGTTAGCTAGacaaaaaactttgtttatcTCTTAGATCTCAAGACTATTCTAAGTCTAGCCCTGACCAACAGGTGAATGGTTACCTaatttacacccccccccccaaaaaaaattaaaattcatgcAATAATATTTTTGCAGCAAAAACTGTCCAGAGACGCTGTATCACACGAACTATTATATGGTGCGCGCTATGATTTCTCGTCTCATGacaatttttcttagaattaTTAGAGGCCTGAATTCaacaaattcaaagaaaattaatttaaacaacAATTTTCAGTCATAAAACAGAAagcaaattaacaaaaaaaacaaaaaaaaaaactagaaaatcatTATGAGCTAAGAAAATCCGGGAAATATAAACGGTTCCCGTTTATTTTTATACGAATTTCACGGCGGACCGATATTTGCAGTCAAACATTTTCTTACTCCAAAATGCGGTTACGATTTGGTTTTGAAACTTCAGTCTCGAAATTAAAAAGCGTCATAAAAAGTAAGttcgaaattgaaaaaaacaattttaattttccaacaattttaaaataataaaatgttccTTATTCAATATTAATCATCCACAAATATGTTCATCAGTGGATCCGTATCAAGACTTAATTTGAACCACTGGTTAGCTTACACAGTTACGATTAGGGGTGTTAATTAGAGGGAGAGGGCATCCACAACCCTAGATTTTTCCcccttcccaccaagttttgaAACCCCCCCCTTAGATGTTCATGAACTGGCGCCACTGGCTAGCATAGTGGCTCGTAAGTTTTATAGTTATGACAAGTCACAACTAATAATctagttagaaaaaaaagacaaccgAAAAGAGATGAGAAATCTGACCTTTTTCGTCTCCTCACTGTTAACTATTTTTGGAAGAACTAAAATAAGCAAACAAGGGACGACCATCAtaagaacctgaaaaagaattaTTCTACTTTTACTTCCCTCATAAATACATTAATTGAGGagtaatatataaaagaaagaagaacatatatatatatatatatataaacatatatatatatatataaacatatatatatatatatatatatatatatatatatatatatatatatatatatatatatatatatatatatatatatatatatatatatataaaagaaagaatatataatatataaagaaaaaaaatatataaaagaagaatcCTAATCGAtccataataaaataataaattgaaaatgcatgcgataaaattaaaaaaaaatttagaatgatgtatgtaaatttcaattttttctaaaaggGGAAAAAGATTCCTGTCACATACACAACTTTAagctttttaataaaatatttttagttttttcactttaCTACCTCGAGCGAGTCTTTAATCATATACACACTTCTCAAGGATGTATTATCAATGCTTAGaaggaaaccaagtaaaaaatttaagataattaAAATACGGCACTTTTatttgagaagaaaaagaaggcaAAAAACATGTTAAAACTACTACTGgaatgaaaaagataaaaataaattagcttTACAAAATCTTAATCCAGGGGTTCTCTAAATTTTGCTTAGATGAAAAAAGCTGTCAGTTAACTCCTAATCCCTTCCCCTGCCAGTATATCCTAAATACTAGATCAGTTTATAAGGATTACCGTTTGCAATATCGAAGATGCCCCAGTCCCCCTGAATAGGGCATATAAACCCTATAACAGTCGCATTGttattttcctaacttaaaccAACTCACATTAAAAGGGATAATTCTGTTGATCCAATGGATGGTTTCCCAAATACCAAATTATGACCCTTTAGTTAGGACAATAGTGTTTATGGACATAACTCATTTGgcattatatttgttttaaaggacatatccaggattttggttcgggggagggggtgccAAAAAAATCTTTACAGAACGCCTTAAAAACtagtttatatgtatttttgctattttttacgAACTGGGCAAACTTTCGGGGGCAGGGAGGTCAAACACGGtgacccctccccctggatatggccttgcttGTTTTATAGTTGAATAAATTGTAAATCCAATCCCTTTTGTGTTTCTTTCAAAGTATTGTAAATCGCAAAAATTGCAATTATTCCGGGGCCCAGACTCAAATTTGGGATTGGACTGAAGAAAAACTGCCATCATGTAGCAATAGCATTCTCAAAATTGTGAGAATgccattttccaaaaaagggggaaacgccccctaaaacagacaaaatcttaaagaaaatcacaccatcaaattcagcgtatcaaaaacCCTACTGTgaagatttcaagctcctaccagcaaaaatgtggaattttgtattttttgccagaagaaaggtcacgggtgcgtgtttattttttttttttttttttttgtcagggaTGGTCGTAACAACCCGGAGGTCTTGAATAccttgagagggctcattcaaacagaaattaaaatttatagtatcctttttaagagaccaaaaagattggaggggaactaggcccAAAccccccttttttcccaaaatcgtcggATCGAATTTTTTAGATGACCATTAtgctcatcatagttgaaagccCAATACCTTTGCCTTTGGGCATAACATGCCCCAAAGCCCCAGGGCAATAGTCTTTAAGAGATAAAATGATCCCATTGTTTATGCGTGGTATTTATTGTTGGGAAGCAAGCATACATTTTCGGGCGGGggacaaattttcttattttttttccacggcggaatttttcatggggagggaagtttccagggggtgagtTGTCAGGGGAAGTTTATCCACTGGGGAAATCGGCAATAATTTTGTAAATGTCTTGTTTACTCTTtttcgtctcaattttacgcgtggagttgttaagggtaattgtcatGGGTGAATTTTCCCTGAGATTGAATTTTCGAGGGGAGATTTCCGTGGGGAGGGCATTTCTCCGTGGAaatggggccagatttcctggcactatttaaaaaaatgatcagaaattatatgaaaaaaaaaacaagttttttaaactgaaagcaaggaacaacattacaaattaaaacggacagaaattattatgtatatgaaaggggttgcctcatcctcaacatctcgctctttgcgctaaagtttaaattttgtcccaattctttaaaaagactactgaaacacaagggtcgtttaatttgaacaataagaagccattttaaaagtactaaaaaaaactttagcgtaaagagcaaggtgctgCAGAGGAGGCAATCCACTTCATAGgctatacgtaataatttctgttcgttttaagttttaatgttgctccttactttaagatgaaaaattagttattgttttgatttaattgcttaaaagaactaaaagaatCATAGAAAGTagtgaaaaattcaaataagaacGCAAGAAATATAATAGTACCATTGGCGAGAATAAAAAGTCCGTGATCCGCCATTGTTCTCTCTGTTGGAAATATTTATATGGGAGCATTGGTTTCAATTTGAGAGGATAAGGTAGTTGATTAACTTGAGACGGTTGAATATAGTTCAACTTCCTTGCCCGTATCTTCCCCTTTGAGTTTATATCAATCCGGACAGGCTCATAAAACACAGAGGGGTTAACAACTTCAACGACGTATGATCCAGGTAATAGCCCATTAACGCTGAACGTACCATCTTCTCTATACAAGTGAAAGAAGATATGAGTTAGTAAAATACAAACTCCTGaaagctaaaaatataaataatatatgacACAAAGGAGAGAGGTTTGGTCATTCGTATGAAAGAGCCTCCAGATTCTAGAAGGTTCAAATCAAATCGACCAACGAAAACTTTAGAACTAAAGGTCAACcaagaatatgaaaaaactgTAGCACGAGTGCAGAAAAGTAGTATTAAAATACCATATTACTGGTTACAATTGTTGAAGACTATTTACAATAGCTTTAGGTTTCAAATGGACCAGGCGCGTAGATGGAAGGGGACCCATAAGCCCAACCATATCATCATCTTTCTAAGTTTTCCATGTGCGCCTATTATTTTTGAAGCACTGCtatatgctactactgctgcaactaacaactcaccgtagcACAAAGCCGTCTGAagctaacacagctacgcaagctcctcccctacccaatctattcaaagcatccCTATTTAAACCCTCCGAGTAAGTTCCCATTTCGCTTAAATTCTGCTTTGGCATCCTCCTACTCCAACCGCAGACGACCTGCTTCcagtttagccctagacggttggcgcAAAAGAACttccagtatatatatatatatatatatatatatatatatatatatatatatatatatatatatatatatatatatatatatatatatatatatatatatatatatatatatatacatatatatatatatatatatatatatatatatattatatatatatatatatatatatatatatatatatagaatgaaaagagaaatcaccaatgcaacagcatatatatatgctgtcaaacagcatagccatacacaa encodes the following:
- the LOC136035492 gene encoding ER membrane protein complex subunit 7 homolog codes for the protein MKHGLILVFFQLFNTLYCEVEEPNDNELNDYHSIEGKVFSPSSLPQEIKLKFGFIPSSEDWRLNTTVFVDGGDWKGFIKEDGTFSVNGLLPGSYVVEVVNPSVFYEPVRIDINSKGKIRARKLNYIQPSQVNQLPYPLKLKPMLPYKYFQQREQWRITDFLFSPMVLMMVVPCLLILVLPKIVNSEETKKEMENMQMPRLEVPEMSEVLTSFFGGDKQKKKSSVSARKKKE